The Ictidomys tridecemlineatus isolate mIctTri1 chromosome 6, mIctTri1.hap1, whole genome shotgun sequence genome includes a region encoding these proteins:
- the Pmm1 gene encoding phosphomannomutase 1 isoform X1: MAVTAEGARRKERVLCLFDVDGTLTPARQKIDPEVSAFLQKLRSRVQIGVVGGSDYSKIAEQLGDGDEVIEKFDYVFAENGTVQYKHGRLLSKQTIQNHLGEELLQDLINFCLSYMALLRLPKKRGTFIEFRNGMLNISPIGRSCTLEERIEFSELDKKEKIREKFVEALKTEFAGKGLRFSRGGMISFDVFPEGWDKRYCLDSLDQDSFDTIHFFGNETSPGGNDFEIYADPRTVGHSVVSPQDTVRRCKEIFFPETAHEA, from the exons ATGGCTGTCACCGCCGAGGGCGCCCGAAGGAAGGAGCGCGTCCTCTGCTTGTTTGACGTGGACGGGACCCTCACGCCGGCTCGCCAG AAAATTGACCCTGAGGTATCAGCTTTCCTGCAGAAGCTGCGCAGTCGGGTGCAGATTGGAGTGGTGGGCGGCTCCGATTACTCCAAGATTGCTGAGCAGCTGGGAGATGGGGATGAAG TCATTGAGAAGTTTGATTATGTGTTTGCTGAGAACGGGACAGTGCAGTATAAGCATGGACGGCTGCTCTCCAAGCAG ACCATCCAGAACCACCTGGGAGAAGAACTCCTACAGGACTTGATCAACTTCTGCCTCAGCTACATGGCCCTGCTCAGACTGCCCAAGAAGCG CGGAACCTTCATCGAGTTCCGGAATGGCATGCTGAACATCTCGCCCATTGGTCGCAGCTGCACCCTGGAGGAGAGGATCGAGTTCTCTGAACTGGACAAG AAGGAGAAGATCCGGGAGAAGTTTGTGGAAGCCCTGAAGACAGAGTTTGCTGGCAAGGGATTGAGGTTCTCCCGAG GAGGCATGATCAGCTTTGACGTCTTCCCTGAGGGCTGGGACAAGCGCTACTGTCTGGACAGCCTGGACCAGGACAGCTTCGACACCATTCATTTCTTTGGGAACGAGACTAGCCCT GGCGGGAACGACTTTGAGATCTATGCTGATCCCCGGACCGTTGGCCACAGCGTGGTCTCTCCTCAGGACACAGTGCGGAGATGCAAAGAGATCTTCTTCCCAGAGACAGCCCATGAGGCCTGA
- the Pmm1 gene encoding phosphomannomutase 1 isoform X2: MAVTAEGARRKERVLCLFDVDGTLTPARQKIDPEVSAFLQKLRSRVQIGVVGGSDYSKIAEQLGDGDEGTFWSGERSLPHLRACVPCPDHPEPPGRRTPTGLDQLLPQLHGPAQTAQEAKEKIREKFVEALKTEFAGKGLRFSRGGMISFDVFPEGWDKRYCLDSLDQDSFDTIHFFGNETSPGGNDFEIYADPRTVGHSVVSPQDTVRRCKEIFFPETAHEA; encoded by the exons ATGGCTGTCACCGCCGAGGGCGCCCGAAGGAAGGAGCGCGTCCTCTGCTTGTTTGACGTGGACGGGACCCTCACGCCGGCTCGCCAG AAAATTGACCCTGAGGTATCAGCTTTCCTGCAGAAGCTGCGCAGTCGGGTGCAGATTGGAGTGGTGGGCGGCTCCGATTACTCCAAGATTGCTGAGCAGCTGGGAGATGGGGATGAAG GTACCTTCTGGTCTGGGGAGAGATCTCTGccacatctgagagcctgtgtcCCTTGTCCAGACCATCCAGAACCACCTGGGAGAAGAACTCCTACAGGACTTGATCAACTTCTGCCTCAGCTACATGGCCCTGCTCAGACTGCCCAAGAAGCG AAGGAGAAGATCCGGGAGAAGTTTGTGGAAGCCCTGAAGACAGAGTTTGCTGGCAAGGGATTGAGGTTCTCCCGAG GAGGCATGATCAGCTTTGACGTCTTCCCTGAGGGCTGGGACAAGCGCTACTGTCTGGACAGCCTGGACCAGGACAGCTTCGACACCATTCATTTCTTTGGGAACGAGACTAGCCCT GGCGGGAACGACTTTGAGATCTATGCTGATCCCCGGACCGTTGGCCACAGCGTGGTCTCTCCTCAGGACACAGTGCGGAGATGCAAAGAGATCTTCTTCCCAGAGACAGCCCATGAGGCCTGA
- the Pmm1 gene encoding phosphomannomutase 1 isoform X3, with protein sequence MGMKCVQNDLPLLSTSPFPAPHHSPVIEKFDYVFAENGTVQYKHGRLLSKQTIQNHLGEELLQDLINFCLSYMALLRLPKKRGTFIEFRNGMLNISPIGRSCTLEERIEFSELDKKEKIREKFVEALKTEFAGKGLRFSRGGMISFDVFPEGWDKRYCLDSLDQDSFDTIHFFGNETSPGGNDFEIYADPRTVGHSVVSPQDTVRRCKEIFFPETAHEA encoded by the exons ATGGGGATGAAG TGTGTCCAAAATGATCTCCCTCTCCTGTCTACGTCTCCATTTCCAGCACCCCACCATAGTCCAG TCATTGAGAAGTTTGATTATGTGTTTGCTGAGAACGGGACAGTGCAGTATAAGCATGGACGGCTGCTCTCCAAGCAG ACCATCCAGAACCACCTGGGAGAAGAACTCCTACAGGACTTGATCAACTTCTGCCTCAGCTACATGGCCCTGCTCAGACTGCCCAAGAAGCG CGGAACCTTCATCGAGTTCCGGAATGGCATGCTGAACATCTCGCCCATTGGTCGCAGCTGCACCCTGGAGGAGAGGATCGAGTTCTCTGAACTGGACAAG AAGGAGAAGATCCGGGAGAAGTTTGTGGAAGCCCTGAAGACAGAGTTTGCTGGCAAGGGATTGAGGTTCTCCCGAG GAGGCATGATCAGCTTTGACGTCTTCCCTGAGGGCTGGGACAAGCGCTACTGTCTGGACAGCCTGGACCAGGACAGCTTCGACACCATTCATTTCTTTGGGAACGAGACTAGCCCT GGCGGGAACGACTTTGAGATCTATGCTGATCCCCGGACCGTTGGCCACAGCGTGGTCTCTCCTCAGGACACAGTGCGGAGATGCAAAGAGATCTTCTTCCCAGAGACAGCCCATGAGGCCTGA
- the Csdc2 gene encoding cold shock domain-containing protein C2, producing the protein MTSEPTSPPVVPPLHSPKSPVWPTFPFHREGSRVWERGGVASRDLPSPLPTKRTRTYSATARASAGPVFKGVCKQFSRSQGHGFITPENGSEDIFVHVSDIEGEYVPVEGDEVTYKMCPIPPKNQKFQAVEVVLTQLAPHTPHETWSGQVVGS; encoded by the exons ATGACATCGGAGCCCACGTCGCCTCCTGTGGTGCCCCCACTCCACTCCCCCAAGTCCCCTGTCTGGCCTACCTTCCCTTTCCACAGGGAGGGCAGCAGGGTCTGGGAACGAGGCGGAGTCGCTTCTCGGGACCTGCCCAGCCCTCTGCCGACCAAACGGACGAGGACATATTCAGC GACAGCCCGGGCCTCGGCCGGCCCTGTGTTCAAGGGCGTCTGTAAGCAGTTCTCACGCTCGCAGGGCCACGGCTTCATCACCCCCGAGAATGGATCGGAGGACATCTTCGTGCATGTATCTGA CATTGAGGGAGAGTATGTGCCCGTGGAAGGCGACGAGGTGACCTACAAGATGTGCCCCATCCCACCCAAGAACCAGAAGTTCCAGGCCGTGGAGGTGGTGCTCACCCAGCTGgccccccacaccccccatgaGACGTGGTCTGGCCAGGTCGTGGGCTCCTAG